A DNA window from Loxodonta africana isolate mLoxAfr1 chromosome 7, mLoxAfr1.hap2, whole genome shotgun sequence contains the following coding sequences:
- the RPL27A gene encoding large ribosomal subunit protein uL15 isoform X1, producing the protein MPSRLRKTRKLRGHVSHGHGRIGKHRKHPGGRGNAGGMHHHRINFDKYHPGYFGKVGMRHYHLKRNQSFCPTVNLDKLWTLVSEQTRVNAAKNKNGAAPIIDVVRSGYYKVLGKGKLPKQPVIVKAKFFSRRAEEKIKGVGGACVLVA; encoded by the exons ATG CCATCCAGACTGAGGAAGACCCGGAAACTTAGGGGCCACGTGAGCCACGGCCATGGCCGCATCG GCAAGCACCGGAAGCACCCAGGAGGCAGGGGTAATGCTGGTGGCATGCATCACCACAGAATCAACTTCGACAAATA TCATCCAGGTTACTTTGGGAAGGTTGGTATGAGACATTACCACTTGAAGAGGAACCAGAGCTTCTGTCCAACTGTCAACCTCGATAAGTTGTGGACCTTAGTCAGTGAGCAGACAAGGGtaaatgctgccaaaaataagaATGGAGCTGCTCCCATCATTGATGTGGTGCGATCA ggcTACTACAAAGTTCTGGGGAAGGGAAAGCTCCCCAAACAACCTGTCATCGTGAAGGCCAAATTCTTCAGCAGAAGAGCTGAGGAGAAGATTAAGGGTGTTGGGGGTGCCTGTGTCCTGGTGGCTTGA
- the RPL27A gene encoding large ribosomal subunit protein uL15 isoform X2 — MAASFCIPVGKHRKHPGGRGNAGGMHHHRINFDKYHPGYFGKVGMRHYHLKRNQSFCPTVNLDKLWTLVSEQTRVNAAKNKNGAAPIIDVVRSGYYKVLGKGKLPKQPVIVKAKFFSRRAEEKIKGVGGACVLVA; from the exons ATGGCCGCATCG TTTTGTATTCCTGTAGGCAAGCACCGGAAGCACCCAGGAGGCAGGGGTAATGCTGGTGGCATGCATCACCACAGAATCAACTTCGACAAATA TCATCCAGGTTACTTTGGGAAGGTTGGTATGAGACATTACCACTTGAAGAGGAACCAGAGCTTCTGTCCAACTGTCAACCTCGATAAGTTGTGGACCTTAGTCAGTGAGCAGACAAGGGtaaatgctgccaaaaataagaATGGAGCTGCTCCCATCATTGATGTGGTGCGATCA ggcTACTACAAAGTTCTGGGGAAGGGAAAGCTCCCCAAACAACCTGTCATCGTGAAGGCCAAATTCTTCAGCAGAAGAGCTGAGGAGAAGATTAAGGGTGTTGGGGGTGCCTGTGTCCTGGTGGCTTGA